AAGAGTTCCACTTCCAGGTTTCAAAACAAAGTAAAGCAAAAAAATAAATGGATAACTACATCAATTAAAAATCATATTATTAgccaaaaataacaaataaatgaatcaccaaactAAAAAATAGGATAAAAtctattaaaaaaaaagaagaacaaataGCATTTGAAAAGAACTATTATCAGGCAAAAATAACACATCAATATATTACCCAAAACAAAAATATAAGATAAATAGAATTACATCCAAAGTAGCAATAATTTCTAGGCGCCAAAATTATGAGAAAATAAAGAACAGAAACAAATCTGAAGGAATGAATAGCACATGAAATTCTGGTTTAGTACTGATGTTTAGCAAAGGATTTCGGTATATTTATTGCATAGATAATCAATTCAGTTTTCAAATGAGTGACCTTTGATTTACATATATTGAGAATTTTTATGAATACAGATGAGGATTATACGCAATTGGAAAAAACGAAGAGTCATTTTACCACTATCATTGAGTACCCGGAAAAAGTAACGTACACTAAAGAACTACATTAATATCATTATTAAGTGTATTAATTAATTAGTCCATTGAAAGAGAAGTAAAATTTTGAATAAAGAAAGTTTTAAAAATGGGAAAGAGATAAATGAGTATTTGGTTTGATAAATGAATGATCTTGTAAACTTAGAATATTGAGGGAACATTAAAATTTATATCGGTGGAAAATAAAAACACAAACAATCAAGGCTGAATTGATTAAATGCTGGGTCGTAAATTCATTGTTGTGCTGCTGAACCTGTAATTCAACCATTATGTAACTAAAATATTAAGTACTAATTATTATGTTTAATTACATTTTGGTTTATTATAGGGGTAAAATTTTAATCTAACTTTGAAGATAGGAGTTTCCCACTtttagtataatatatatatatatatgatgattATTTGCACCCTTAAAGCTTATGTGGCAGAGTGTGTGTATTTCACTATTCTTGGGAGAGTGAGAAGCAAGAAAAAATGATgttcaaatttttctttttgttttttagcATTTTTAGTGAGATATAATTTcttactttttttccttttcctttttctttgtctttttattttactttattgttcgtttcttctctaattccgACGGATATTCACCCGTCTACGACTTTCTCTAACCAttcttcttccattttcttcttcatctttctaTCCTTTTCACATACCAATTAAACTTTAAGAAAGGTCTATTCATAAACAAAGCAAAATACACTCAGATTTGGGGGAAAAAATCATCATCGAAAAACCTTTCCACGCCAGAAAAAATAGAGGTATTAAAATTTTAACTGGAAAAAATCTTCTTCTAACCTAGTAGACACACTTATACTCATATTATATATTATCACTTACCTCTTAATTATAACATCCATCATCTTTATGCCACCCACAATCACCAATTATAACCACCATTCGAAAATCTCCTACCGTAATAGCCTTTAAAGAAGCGTggaaacagaaaaacaaaaatatgagTGATCTTTATTTTTCCGGTTTGTTGGTGGTGACTGGAGTAATGAacaagagaaaagagaaaagagaaaggaaaagaaaaaaaaagttttttttaatgAAATCTGATGTGTCAAGCGAGTGTGGTTCACTGCCCCATGTAAACTTTGTTGTTTGTACTTTAAGGAtgaatttatttgattttaaaatagtttaggggaataataaaaacccCGTAAAAGTAAAGTGTGCAGTTGGGAATCCGGCTACAGGTCAGGgtggggtacttatgcatttttccAATGCTTATGCGTTGATATTGACTCATTTTTTTCCTCGAGGATGAGCAAAAACCTAAGTGTAAGGTGATAAAATTAGgcataattttttattattttgataGTAGTTTAACCTTATTCTTATGTGTGTGTGAGGAGTTTAGTGGTTAAAACTCACCAAAAATATGTCTAATTGATTATCTTTGGTTGATAGGGAGTTGAAAAGAGAATTAAAGTAAACTATGATGTTTTAAGACGAAAATCGCTTCAAATTGAAAAAAGGGACCGAGTACAAAAAACAACGCATTTTCTCTCTAACGTGCGGTCAGCCTGCGCTCAACTAGCCAAGGAAAATTTAAAGCATTCCGCACACGCTTGAAGAGTTGTGTAAAATTTTTGGTGAAACTTTTAATGATATATTTGCATTTGGAGCAATTTTACGCCATATATAAGCCCCCGTCAATCCCCCCGGCCTCCATCTCGACTTGGAAGGGAAAGACACAATTGTTGAAGCAAAGAAGAGCTTGGAAAAGTCTTGAATTTATCctaattgaaaatttgaagagtTTTTCTTAAGTTTTCTTATTTTATGTTATTATGAAGATTATTTTGAAAATGGTTATTGTGTCTTTTTATATAAACATGATtgttacaccctatattttcgtacgtaaaagtGCATCGTAAGCAAACTAATGTAGGACTAGAAAATGAGATAatatttgaaagtatataaagtaattcAATCATGTGACTTCAGAGGTTACAAATATtgaagatcatgaacaacaagtacaaagagggttggaaggttcataagctaaaggaattgaagaaaataatgtttcgtcaaaagtcgacaagttgtgaatgttataacatgtgcttttggggtaagactagggtgcttaacatgataaggaagTTATGTTATGATTTatgttagtcgtatgatagtcgtgtgttatgttttgaagtcaagtgaattgtggaacaaaagtcgatgaaagtcatcacaagttacgttCATAAGTTTTACTGAAAATTTGGGTCAAATGTAACTATGAGTTTCTACCAATATACTTAGAGTTATGGGGTTTTTCATCCATCAAATTGAATctctatgagtctattttcttACGCGTTAAATCTCTTGTCAAtgcgacatcggagtagagagatatatgTGTTTTTGCGAGACTGTGCAgactgctaggtgacaagtaggtgtgtcacctacttgcttaaatAAGAGTCCAAAAAGAGGCTATTTCAGGTCGGCCAAAGAGCACATTTAAGGGATTATCTCATGCAATATAACACTCATAATATACCACAATTAATCAGACCTAAACCCCTGCAAACATCCTCCCAAAAATTTctcacaaaccctaattgattttctctccctttcaagttctaattggaggtaaaacctagggtttgaagaaccaagataggagcTAAGTTATCtaacaaataaggtaagtttactgctctctttcatccattttttTTATTGTAATACATGGTAAGTCATTTTATATTTGAAAGAACTCACGGTACtatgatcggaagccgtgagtttgagttattcacttgtCGCGAACTATTTTTGTGGACTGTTTcgtgttgttgttgggctgcatattttaatattgttctgtggagttttggaggaggaaggttTTGGAGAAACATCACATAAATTCAAGGTGGTGGTCTGGTCGTTCGTCGTAATATTTTcgggttgtttgacactactacggtggtcattttgtgtatgaagagattAGGGTGTGTTGAGCTGTTTTGTAGTATTTTGTGGTgtatataaggttggaaaataatgtatatatatgttgttattgtcgttttcatgtgttgttggtgttatcttgaatttggaggaagtaaggattataggggagatgctgcccattttaatacaaaaaaagCTTGTCGTTCATTGTGCGATACTTGTACCTTTCGTaacttaatgatagtattattatcattgttgtagattaaggtacgaagaggcgagttcaacttggtgattggaaagattgtgataaggtatgttatgtctaagctcttccttcattttggcatgatctcgtaactacatatgtttgataacgaggcataaagagaagttcaacctcccgaatttatatacattatcctagtctcataagttacaatattctctcttatcaagactttatattcaattgagtattgtcttctAGTTAATAGAGAaaaggttatatatatatatatatatagtattttcaccaccatcgagctataatagGTGGGCAGGTCATCAGATAGTAAATTTTATATCAAGCcaactgtggccgagcgcctatgagcgatccTAGAATGGcagagatacagagcctagtatggccgagcgattatgagcgagcctaatatggcagagcagttacacgttctgagccttatagggccggacattaattttacttactatattgagagagttgagtcagtattagTAGGTAAGTATATCACCAGATCATCTTTTACtctagttactttcagttattatattatcagttcagtttcagatttgagttattttattgccttacatattcggtacattatttcatactgacatcccttttctgggaacactgcatttcatgcgtgcaggttcagacagacagacaggtagacctcctcagtagttgttgcccgagttcagcttgatcggtaagctccacatCCTTCGGAATTGCCGGTAATCTCCATACCAAGTTTTCATGCCTCGGACCTAGGGGCGAGACCGGTACCCGGTGCCTCACCTAACCTAGCATAGCAACTTGTGACTGAGAGACTCTAAACATATAATCATACTTTGGCCAaggggccacattgcaagacaatttgcgaagcaaaatataaaactgaacggAAACTAGCTCTGACTAAACACCAATAAAAagctaggccgacaaggccgtcataactactacagctgacaataaaatatacatacaaggcctacgagcacaacatactacactaactgacaagaaatgtctacaagcctctaccgATGGATGTACTTGATTGGAATAGGGacacgacatatatatatatatatatatatatatatatatatatatatatatatatatgtacatatatatatatatagtccctCAATCGCAAGTTGATACGCTAGATTAGGTGAGGCACCGAGTGCtggtctcgcccccaggttcggggcatgacaaacttggtaatAGAGCAGTTCTGtactagggagtctacaagccgtgtctagtagggtcttgtttatgatgtgttgtgcaccacattatataagcagggaactacagggcatttaggagttggttacccttctttcaaatctaaatcttGTTGTAGAAgtgagttataggaaatttgagttaaacttacgtGTTGGTGTTGGCATACACAGATGACGGTAACTAGGAAGTCTACGGCTAGCCAGAGGAGAGATACAGCAGCAGGTGGGGGGACTAGCAGGTTACCCCTCAGTAGATGGGGCATAGTCTGAGGCCCAGGGCGAGACCCCTACTCATCCATAACCGAGGCATGTGCCACTGCTGCATTgcaggatagtatggatatctcccgAATTCAGGCATTCGCCCAGAATATAAAAAGGGGTAGGCATCGGCAGCAAGGTACAAAGAGGACTGAGCAAGGGTAGCGTAAGAGAATGAGATTTCCCAGGTCTCAGGAGCAGTCTTAGGGTAGTTATAGGTCTTAGTACTTCGGACGGCCACCTAAGCCTCAGACACCTCAATTACAAGGTTACAGGTATGACATCCATACTCAGTCTGGACCAGATGAGAGCTCACTAGCGTCAGGTTTGCAGCAACAGTGAGGTTTAAGGCAAATATTATCATTTCCGTCGTGGTGTGACATCTGTGGTAGAGGACACTTGGGCCAATGCCAAGTAGGTTCCGATGCTTGTTATACATATGGGTATCCGGGGCATATGatgtgagatttcccaaatagaGATTCTAGGGGTATGGCACAACCAGCAAGTTCAACAACAGGATCATCTATGTTTGTGCATCCTTCAGGGGGCGAGTCTCAGTCTTCAGCTGGTAGAGGTTAAGGCAGAGGTAGAGTTCTAGTTCAGGTGGTAACCAAAACCGTATCTATGCTTTAGCGGGTCGACCGGACCAGGAGTCTTCACCAGATGTTGTGACAGGTATATTGACCATTTTCTCTCACGATGCTTATGCCTTAATAGACCCAGGATCTACTTTATTGTATATTACCCCATTTGTTGCGGGGAAGTTTGGACAAtgcctgaaatactaagtgatccttttgcggTATCTACACCGGTTGGAGAATCGATTATTTCTAGACGGGTTTACCGAGGTTATACGGTGATAGTTTGTAGTCATCAGACCTCAGCCAACCTAGCTGAGCTACAGATGAtggattttgatgctatcatGGGTATGTACTGGTTGGCAGCTTGCTATGCCACAGTTGATTGCCGAGCAAAGGCAGTCGGATTTCATTTTCCGGGTGAGCCAGTcattgaatgggtaggtaatataGAGACACCCAGAGGTGGGTTTATTTCCTATATAAAGATgaggaaaatgatcgcaaaagggtgcatttatcatattgtgcgagttaGAGATGCAGATGTTGAGATACCCACACTTCAGTCTATTCCCGTAGTCAAAAGGTATGCAGATGTGTTTCCAGATGAGCTTCCAGGTATTCCTCTagagcgagagattgattttAGCATCGATTTTCTTCCGGTAactcaaccaatatccatccctccaTATAGAATGGCACTTGccaaattgaaggagttgaaggagtagttaaAAAATCTGTTAGATAAAGGTTTCATTAGGCCCAATACCTCACCTTGGGATGTACCGGTACTGTTTGTGGGGAAGAAAGATGGCTCGCTGAGGAAGTATATCAATTATAGGCATATGAACAAGggaactattaagaataagtatccacttccaaggatcgatgacttgtttgatcaattgcagaGGGCTAGATGCTTTTCAGATTTGAGGTCGGGGTATCACTAGGTCAGAGTTCtggagaaagatattcccaagacagCCTGTAGGACCCATTATGGCCACtttgagttccttgtcatgtccttcgggttgaTGAATGCACCCGCCATATTTATGGACTCGATGAATAGCGTATACCAGGGCAATCTACCatagaagctatccaccttattaggaggatggtggaacaatacagggataggaagaaggatctccacatggtgtttattgatctggagaaagcgtaccaCAGgattcctagggaggtcttatggagctgcttggAGGCTAAAGGGGTTCTGAAtgcctacattagggtgattaaagacatgtattaTGGAGCTAACACTCGgattaggacagtaggaggcgactccgagCACTTCCCGATTGTTACGGGGTTGCatcaagggtctgcgttcagcccattcctatttgtcCTGGTGATGGCTGCactaactcatcatattcaaggagaGGTTctatggtgcatgctatttgctgatgacatagttctaattgatgagaTGCAAAGCGGCGTCAATGAGAGGCTAGAGGTCtggagacatgcccttgagtctaaaggtttcaagttgagcaggacgaagacggaataccttgagtgcaaatttggggtcgaGCCAATGGAAGAGGGAGTGGACGTGaagcttgactctcaagtcattcccaagaggggtagtttcacgTACCCTGGGTCGgctattcaggggatcggggagatcgacgaggatgtcacacaccgtataggggtggggtggatgaagtggaggttagaatcgggagtcctgtgtgataAGAAAGTGCCATcattactaaaaggtaagttttatagagcagtggttaggtgttccatgttgtatgggactgagtgttggccggttaagaactcacacatccagaagatgaaagtagcagagatgaggatgttgaggtggatgtgcgggcatacaaagatggataagattaggaatgaagaaattcgagagaaggtgggtggcccccatggaggacaagatgcgagaaGCAAGACTccgatggttcgggcacattcacagaaggagcactgatgcaccggtgaagAGGTGTGAGCAACTGGCTGTGGTGGGTacaaggagaggtagagggagacctaagaagaaTTGGGGAGAgttgatcaggcaggacatggcacgacttagaattgctgaggacatggcccttgacagggaattgtggaggtcgagcattaaggttgtaggctagGGGGAAGTTGTTAATAtttctacagcgcactagagtgagattagccagttaggagttagttttaggatTCTAATGGTCGtctactgatgcagggctttagCTGCTGGTTATTATTATACCTTCCATCTAATTtgtatttcttatattgttgttattttattatgattctattgatggtactaatatatcgtctcttgttgctttcttgagctgagggtctcctggaaataaCCTCTATGCCCctaggggtaggggtaaggtctgcgtacatattaccctccccagaccccacttgtgggattatactgggttgttgttgatGAATAGCATATACCGACCATTTTTAGATCTATTTgtgatagtatttattgatgatattctgattaTTCACGTTCAAAGGAGGAGCATGCGGACCACCTGCGAGTGATACTCCAAACCTTCTATGATCgtaagttgtatgctaagttttctaaatgtgagttttggttgaagtCTGTAGCATTCTTGGGAAATATTGTATCTGATGAAGGTATAAAGGTAGATACTCAGAAGATTGAGGCCGTGAaatcctggcctagacctaccattCCAAAAGAGGTTCGTAGTtttctaggcttagcaggataCTACCAGAGGTTTGTAGAGGGTTTTTCTTCCCTTTCGGCACCATTGACGAATCTGACTCAGAAAGTAACTAAGTTTCAATGGACAAAGGCTTGCGAGCTTTGTTTCCAAGTGCTTAAGAACATGTTGACCTCAACGCCAGTTCTAACACTTCTATAGGGTTATGCTGTGTATTGCGATGCCTCAGGtgtcgggttaggatgtgtcctgatgTAATATGGGAAGGTAATTGCGTATGCTTCAAGGCAGCTGAGGAAGCACGAGAGGAATAATCCAACCCACGACTCAAGTTAGTtgcggttgtccatgcacttaaagATATGGCGGCatttatttatatggtgttcatgttgatgtatatacagatcataaaagcctgcaatatatcttcaagcaaaaagtgTCAAATTTTCGATAGAGgcgatggcttgagttattgaaagattacaatgttaacattctctaccatccagggaaagctaatgttgtagcaaATGTATTAAGTCAGCGATTTATGGGTAGCTTAGTACATGTAGAAGTCGATAAAAGACAATTAActagagagattcatcaattgcCTTGTTTGGGGATTCGGTTAGTAGATTCTGATGATAgtggagttgtactccaaaatattgcaaaatcatctctcatagctgaagtCAATGAAATACAGTACGATGACCCAGAGTTGGTCGAGTTGAGAGAGTGAGTTCCGCAACAGAAGAAGCCATTGTTAGAGCTCAAGGGATATAGGGTTCTCAGATTCAGGGGTCGCCTGTGTGTTCTAGATGTAGCAGGGCTACGAGGCCGGATTATGTCAGCGGCACATTATTCGTGGTACTCCATTCAGCCTGGGtcgacgaagatgtatcatgacattaaggatgtATACTGGTGGAACGATATGCAGAAGAACATTACTGAGTTTATCACTTAGTGTCctagttgccagcaggtgaaggtagagcaccagaagcccagagggctaatgcagactatagagatatcgacatggaaatgggaggtTATAAACATAGACTTTGTCAcgggtttacctcgttctcaTCATAAGTTCGATTCTatatgggtgatagtcgataggctcacaaatcagctcatttcctaccagtcagatctacatatataatagaagattatgcaaagttatatattaaggagatagtgcaGCTACACGGAGTACcagtatctattatatctgaTTGTGGGGCAGTTTACatcacatttttggaggtcatttcagagAGGTCTAGggactcaggtgaatctcagcgCAATTTTTCATCCACAGACTGATGGACAAGCTGAGTGCACAATTCAGATGCTAGGATATGTTACCATCATGTGTGTTGTATTTAAAAcgaagttgggatgaacatctacctcttatcgagtttgtatataataacagttaccactccagtatccagatggctctgtacgaggctttgtatgggcgtaAGTGAAgatctcctatagggtggtttgatgttggagaatctaggTTACATGGGCTAGACCTGGTCCGCATGCCGTAGAGAAAGTAAATCTTATTTGGGAGCAACTGTTGACAGCTTAGAGTCgttagaagtcatattctgatgtGAGGCGACGAGACTTAGAGTTTGGGGTTAATGATGGGGTAATCTTAAAGGTATCACCTATGAATGGCGTGATGTGGTTTGACAAGAAAGGCAAGCTTAGACCatagtatattgggccttataggatcatttggatagtgggccaagtagcttatgagttagaattgccattaGAATGAGAGGATGTCCATccgatttttcacgtatctatgctaCAAAAGTGCATTGGTGATCCTACTCGAGTGGTGCCCATAGATGATGTGCAGATAACgaaggacttgtcatacgaggaaattctaGTTGCCATCCTAGATCGACAAATCCACAAGCTACGAAATAAGGAGGTATCCTCTTTGAAGGTTTTATGGAGAAGCAAGAATGTGGAAGAGATGACATGGGAAGTGGGGgaagaaatgaagtctaaatTCCCCCACATATTTCAAACTGAAGATATGGCTCAATATGGGATACTACAACACAGCTCTATTCAGGCTAGTAGGTCATCAGGTAAGCTCTTATTTTTTGACTTTCAATATTTATGATTTACGGCT
This genomic stretch from Nicotiana sylvestris chromosome 9, ASM39365v2, whole genome shotgun sequence harbors:
- the LOC138878599 gene encoding uncharacterized protein, with protein sequence MPEILSDPFAVSTPVGESIISRRVYRGYTVIVCSHQTSANLAELQMMDFDAIMGMYWLAACYATVDCRAKAVGFHFPGEPVIEWVGNIETPRGGFISYIKMRKMIAKGCIYHIVRVRDADVEIPTLQSIPVVKRYADVFPDELPGIPLEREIDFSIDFLPVTQPISIPPYRMALAKLKELKE